Within Ipomoea triloba cultivar NCNSP0323 chromosome 9, ASM357664v1, the genomic segment TGTATCCTTGAGTATTTTGTAGGTTTATCAGCAAGAAGAAGATTCTCAGCGCAATAAAATGATGCTGAGGTTTCGTGAAGAAAAAATTAAGCGCTTTGAATTACTTGAAGATGGGTTAATCTCTGCGGATAAGTATCTCATCAATGAAAATGCTGCTTTAAGAGAAGAGATTCAGATGCTAGAAGCTAGAATTGAAAGAAACCCTGAACATACTCGACTTGTGTTGGAGAACAATAGACTTCTTAGGCAGCTTAGAGTGTAATTCCTATGAACAAGATTATATACTTTTGGCtgttgctaattttttttttctttttaccccCTGTGATTGATTTGTTATCTCTATTACTATTaggtttcaaaatttttatgatCATGGACAGAGAGAAAGGTTGGTTGCTGAAATATCAGAACTACGTGACCaggttttaatttttctttgctATTATGCTTTACTATTTGTTTTTCATACTGCCAATACTAAGGTTCTCAAGTGCATTTTATGTCAAGTTCTTGGAATTAATCGAGCATGGAGGGAACTACTGGATGCCAAAACATGCATCTAGAGAAGGATATCAGGTTTGCATTGAAATAATTAGATATCATGAATATTTGGCAGCTGCATGCAGACTGAatgattttattcaaatttctgTTTAATTTATGCATACAATCACTGCTTTTACAGGTTGGCAGCGTATTAGATGAAAGTGAATTGGTAAAAAGCACACCTCACCCCCTGCCAGTGCATGAAGAAGAttttttggataaaagtaaTCAGCGAGTGGAAAACGCCTTGATTTTGGAGTATGCTGATATGAAGAAGCAGTTGATGGAATCAAGATCTTTAATGGAAGAGATGGAACTGCAGCAAGTCCATCTCATTGAAGGGATAGAGGTATTGAAGGAAGAAAATTGTAGGTTGCTGGGAATGGTTGATAGAAATGAACATATTCGGAAACAACCAGGCTCTTTGTGTGAAAGTTGTGAATCACAGGTTTGTTTGGAATATACAGATCTGAATTTGGCGTTGAGGGGTAGTGCTGATATCACTTTGGTTGGGTTGCAAGCTAAGTTGGAAAAAGTGTCCAAGGATCTCGAGGAAGCCTGCTTAGTTAATGGCAAGTGTATAGAGGAACATGCACAGACAATGACCATGAAACATCAACATGAACTGATCTGCGAGGAGGTAGAAATGGAAACAGCTAAGACTATTCTTCTCTTGCAGGAAGAGATTTCTCAAATCAAGTCTGAATTTCAGGAGAAATTGTCCAGCATGGCTGAGGAAATCATAAGCCTCAAAGACACTCTTGCTGCTAAAGAGGAAGAAATGAAGGTGGTCTGTGCAGAGTGGGAAAGAGCAACTTTGGATTTAACTAACTTCCTTACAGATGGTTCAAAATCCCTTCAAGATGCCGGTTGGCAGATAGAAAGCATAGCATGCTCATTTCCTAATGTCGACCTTTTCATTGGCGAGCATGTTGAGAGGGCTGCCAAAACGTATATTGAGAAGGAAGAAACTATTCTTTTGCTAAAGAAGAGCTTGGAAGAAGCACAACAGACTGTGTTCCAACTGGAAGAGAAGTTGTTGTCTTTGAAGGGAGCAACAATTGCTTTCGCTGAAGCTCAGCAGCAAGTAAATGATGCAAGCAGTGAAGAGGGAATTCAGTTAGCTACAGGATTAAGTGATACAACCagtaatataacatttttggaGAACAAACTTATCCACAGTGAAGTCCAGATCAATGAAGCTGAAAGATGTGCCAGTTTTGATTTATCTGCAGTGAATAGTGTATCTGATTTACCTGAACTTACCTATGTAATTGATATAAAAGATCAGCCATTAATCAGTGTACAAAATTTTGGCATGACAGGTTTTAATAATGAGATTGAGTCAACAAAACGGGAAGTGTTGGAGCTGGAAAATGCTATAAAAACTTCCTGTCATGATGCAGAAAGGCTCTTTTCAGTCATCAAATCTGACGGATATAACAATGTGTTGTTTTTCAAGGACTTGATTCAAGACATTGTAAATGATATCCGGGAGCTGCAGAGACATTTTACTGAGTTGAAGGAAAAACATGGAAGGGTTGGAGTTGAATCAAGTAATTCCAATGAAATTTCTGGATGTTATACAGTGTGCCAAATGCTGCATAAGATTCTATATGAACTTGTTGGAACAAATGACAGTTTGAATCACATTAATGCTTGCTTTTATAAGCTTTTAAATCCGTATGGATACCTTGGAGCTGCTGAGGAGTCAATCAACTCGGATGGATCTACCAATTGTTCGACTTCCTCTTCTTATCCTTCAGATGGAAGTGATGGGTCAAttctttcttctgatcttcGTGGATCAAATATCGTACAAAACTTAGTCATGAATTCAAGTCaagaagaaatattatattttctgagCAAGGAATTTAGAAGCACCTATAATGTGTTTGCCAAATTAAAAGCTCATTTTGATACAAGTTTCTGCCGGAAAGAAATCCACAATTGCTTATGCTCAAGTCCATGCTTTTCAAATTTGCTTGAACTTTCGAAAAGTAATGACCACTGTGTAATGGGAAATGAATCTGAAGTCATAATGCCAGAAGTGGTTCCAGGTCTTGAAGTAATTATGTCTGAAGCTGAAACAGGCTGCAACCTTGTGAGGGAGGTagttaatatataaaacattcaTTTACTTAGATCTTCTTTCTAAGGTTAACTGAAAGAAAACATGCTTTTACTTTACACATTTTTGTTGATTGAGTTTTGGTTACTCTTCTCACACTTAATTATTGCATGCAGTTGAAATTGAATGACAAAACTAGTCAGGCTAGTAGGTTCTTCAACAAATTTGAGGAAGCATACAGAACCATCAAGGAAGCTGATCATACGCTGCAGGCATTAACCAAAGCAAATGAAGGTGCAAAGGAGTTGAACTGTATGTGGAAACGAGCAGGGGAGGAATTTATGGTAGAGAGAGCCAGATTGGATGAAGAGATTCGGCAACTTAACTCTGATGTTAATGGGACAGAGAGCAAGTATGGAAAATTGCAGAATCAGATGCATCACACCTTCACTGAAATTGCAAGCTCGATATCTTCTATTGAAGACACTTTCCAAGAAACACAAAAATATGTGGACACATTGTGCAAGTCTGTGCTTTCTGATGCCTTTGGAATGGTAAAGGAGACTATGAGCTGCATTTGTAACTCAAGATTGTTATTAGAAGAAATATTCACTAACATAGAAGGGACTGGATTAGCCTCTTTGGTCCTCAATAGAAATGTTGTGTTTCAGCCAGCTGCACTGCAAGAAGGTTTTTTGGCATTAAGTAGCACAGGTGAAAGCTATGAGACCTATGATAATGGCATGCTGAGAAAGGTAAAGGCTCCAACCATAAAAACAACAGGATCAGTAGAGATAGATCTGGTGCATGCTAATTCAATGAATGAGAATACTGAGCTCCGGAGAGAATTGGAACGTAAAGAAGCTCTTTTAAAAGGTTTACTTTTTGACTTTAGCTTACTACAAGAATCAGCTTCCAGCAAAAAGGATGTCAAGGATGAAATTGACAAGTTAATTGCAGCCTTGAGCCAAGTTGAGAATGAgttaagaattaaaaataatcaacATAATGACATGATTGTTCAACATAGAACACTTGAAAACCAATTTAAAGAGGCTCAAAGTGCTCTTTTTTTCTCACATTCTGATCTATTGGAGGCAAGAAGAAAATTGGAGATTTTGTCTAAGGAAAATGCTGAGTTGAGAGAGCTCTTGGAGGATATTTATCTAAAGAAGTCAGAAACAGAGGAAGAATTGAGAGAACAAATGAAGGCTGTGGAGATGTTAGAAAAAGAGATTATTCTTTTGACATCTTCAACTGATAATCAAGTGAATGGAGAGAAAATCCAGCTTCTGGAACAAGTGCGGTCCTTGCAAGACAAGCTTGATATTGCTTGTGCATTGGCTAATGAGAATGAAGCTATTGCTGTGGAAGCCCGCCAGGTATGTAGATAAGATAAAAAGTTTAGTTCTCAAACCTTGATGGATATACTATATGCTGAATTCAAGATAAATTCCTAGGAGTCAGAAGCAAGTAAAATATATGCTGAGCAAAAGGAGGAGGAGGTTAAGATTTTAGAGCACTCTGTTGAAGAGCTCGATGGCACCATAAATATTCTAGAGAAAAAGGtaagttttttaaagtttcttcttcttcttctgtcttttttgttgttgttgttgttgtcccACTAAAGACAGCTTTGAGTTGCTTGTGCAGATAAAACAGTTCCCTCTGCAATTCAATACCCAGtccttagaaaaaaaaaataatgactatcactgtataatttttattaacacTACCACTTTTCAAGGTGCATGAAATGGAAGAAGAGGTAGAACAGCATCACATGATAAGAGAATCATTAGAACTGGAGCTTCAAGCACTAAAAGAGAGACTACTTACAGTTGAAAACTTTACTGAAAAGCTGGAGTTAAAAAATTCAGGCTCACAACTTACCAAGGATCAATTTCCAAGGTAGAAAGGGCTTATGGTTTCAGTTAGAATTGTAGAAGTTTTCCTAGATTGAGTTCGTATGCAATTACCCAGTACTAGTATGATTCTAATGCTTGAGAATATTTCCAACTACTCTTAAAGTTCCTTTGCATAGATTTTTTCCTTATCTACTATTGTGGGATCATGATTGGACTCAGTTCAGCCAACTTTATAGCAGGTCCCTGTCACATCAAAAGGCTTATGATCAAATAAAAATCCTGGAGATAGAAAAGGCAGAACTGGTTAAGGAGGTGTGCCATGATTCACTATTGAATTATATCTTGACATTATTAACTTGTATTTACAGCTTGGTTCACCTATGTTGTGATTGAAGCATTACACTGTGCACTGTAGGTCAAACAATGCAAAGAGTACATCTCTGAACTTCTATTGCATGCGGAAGCACAGGCATTGCAGTATCAGCAAAAGGTGAACATTTTTTACCAAAATTTGGAAGATTACAAATCAAGCATTACTCTTTGTGTTGACTCTTTGCAATTACGGCTTTCCAAATTCTCTTTATGGAAAGTTATTGAAAAGCATATTGATGGAACTTGGAATCAACTGAAGGGTAgggagttatttttaaaaggaGGCCTTGCACTAACATAAAATAACAAGAGGAATAGATGCACTATTGCTTGCTAGGAACTCAACTGTGTGATGCCAAAGCTTAGGCAATGAGGTGCCCAGTGCTTGTAGGGAACTGATTACTTGAACTGCATCAATAACTAAAAAGTGTTGGTTGCCATTTTGAATATTTGTTATGAGTTGTCTATTGTCTTAACAATTGCTTAAGCAACTGAGAACTTAATCTTTTCTCCTAATATCATATCAGTACAAAGACTTGGAAGCAATGGTTCATGAATTCAGAACAGATTCATCAAACTTGGAAAATCAAGTATCAACATcagataaaatagaaaaagtctCAACAAGGATAAGGGGCTCAAGTTCACCTTTCAGATGCATTTCTAGTTTGGTTCAGCAGATGAATTCGGAAAAAGATCAGGAATTGTCAGTTGCTAAACTCCGAATAGAAGAACTAGAAGCCTTGGCAGCACAAAGACAAAAAGAGGTATGGTGTTTATTCACACACTTGGCTGTACAGTAAGTGTTAGTAGCACTGATACAAAGAATTTCTAAGGCAAATCACACATTTTCATCTTTCCTAATTATATGTTCTTTTGTTTCCTTCCTGACTTTCCCTCCCAAATATGAAGCAAAGCAGAGaagtattaacattttaaaaaaatatatattattgacatGTTCCTGTGTTTCTGGTATCAGGTATGTATACTGAATAATAGACTAGCTGCAGCAGAAAACATGACACATGATGTCATCAGGGATTTACTAGGCGTCAAACTGGACATGACTACTTATGCAGTAAGTTTCTGAATTCTTAAATTCTTTGCCAGGAATGGTCTCTCTTATTTGTCTCAAAACCCTTTTTCTTGTGCCCTAGGATCTGATAGATCAGCACCAGCTTCAAAAGTTCATTGTTGAAGCTCATCAACAATCGCTAGAGTACAGTGCAATGGTATACTCCATTGGATATAATAGTTTAATGTTCAGTTGAGCTACTGCCTTACATATCCTTTTATTGAGCAGGAGAAAGAAGTTCTAAATCTGAGGAGACAGCTAAATGATTTAATTGAGGAAAGAGAAGCGTAAGATAATCTATAATCAGAAACCTCTCTTTCCTTAATCATGGAATCGTTTTGATTATCAGTTGGTTCTCATGGAATGTTCCCTTATATAAAAATGGTCATATTTGTTCAGATTCATTTTGCAAGTGAAAAGAAGAGAAGCCATTGAATTAGCAACACAGATGAGCATAGAGCAATTACGCGAACGGGATCAGTTGCTGACTGCCCAAAATGAAATGTTGAAAGTACGGATGTCAACTTTGCACTCACGTGTTATAAAATCGTTATAGTAATGCCAAGTTTTATTGTTTTTCACTATTTGTCAATTGTAGGTGGACAAAACCAACTTACAGAGTAAGGTGGTTGAAATGGATGAGATGGTGAAAAATTTATTAGGAACACAGAATATCCAACCACAAAACCATAGCCTGTTGAGGTTGGATGATGCTGATCGTGGGAAGAGGTTGGTTAACTCCAAGAAGTTGGCTTTGGGATGAATGACAAGTCTTATCATTATTACCGCGGACCTAAAGGCATAAAGTGATCTAAGTGTGATATCAGTTTGCTGAGGCTTTTCTGATTCAGATGTACAAATTTTCACCCCAACTGCAAAATAATCTCCATAACAAAGGATCGTCGAATTCTGCAATGTATACTAGGTTACCATTTACCAGGTGTGGTTGTGTGTGATTATTCGAATTCTTCCCAATGTaatcattttttccttttcatgaACGTGATTGATTTGTATCTCATTCTGTAACTCGTATATATTTTGGCTTATTGGCGCAAAAAGATTCAAATGTTTATTTCTCCCTGTACTTATATCCAAAATTTTGAAACCTAGTGaaaaaacacaaattaattatgtataattgttatattaaaattttaaatataaagcatttgtattttataacaattttttttttaattttaggaaaaattcaatctatttttaaaaaataatttacacataaattatttaaaaaaaattaaaaatactcgtaacatcattttttcttttattaaaatataacatttcaaaatgtttATTGAAAAAAACATCAAATATGACACTAAATTTTTACCGTTCATGTAGTttgattattgaaaaaaaaaaattcaattaaactatttaacattaaaaattaCGCAATTGACATTATTTGTCAGTTTCTTAAGCCTTCCACATTAGtggattttgtatgatttttgAGGCAAATGGTGCTTACATGGAAGAGAGAGCGGAAAGAGAGAGGAGATGAGGTTATTGCAAGGAGCTAAGGAAGATGGATTTTTGTCTCCTAGAGTGGGTCGCCCCACAAAGAAGACAAACAATTAAGGCCATCCCCATCTGTAAGTTTTAATGGGATTTTGGCAGAACAAAAACTTTGAAATGAGTTTTTTAACAATTGTGAGAAGAAAAATTAGATGGCCTGGGTTCTTTCTCCTGCAAGAAAGGAGGTTTTGGCAGAAATCAAGGTCCCACTTTCGCTTAGAATAACCGCGCCTCATGCCCATGCAGGCTCGTGCAGGTGCGTctatactttattattattattattattattattttttgtttttttcctttttttttttcttctttcacacccattttctctttcctaatcacacttacaaaaactcctaaaaatcACACCAGAATCcccactattgaggaaggccgaCCATCCGCGTGATGTGCACATCTGCCCCAGTATTGCACGTGCTCGCTGGGCGCGTTTAGCaagctttttaaaaatttttttccttatctatttttctgaaatttcatttttttctttttaattttctttttgcttCTCTCATTCCTTCCTAGTTGGCACTTAAAAATTTGTGAtatattgaggaaggcctaagAAAACAAGTTAAATGGTTGAGTTGacaaatttgaaagattgatgcTAACATAAACTTTATCTGGCATGtaaaaaataagttttaattataaaaataaattttaaaaacgtTTGGCCCTATCCTACCAGCCATATTTTTCTCCACAAAAGGTTGAATTTCCAACTCTATGCCCTGGCTCAACAGAACGCATGAGaatatgtaaatcatggtaactcagctgaacacaaCTCCCTCACTTCGCccatgtgaccaactgagttgTTCATGCGGGTTCTACTATACCAACCATATTTCCAAGGAAAAAAATGGCAATTGACAAACAATTGCGGATTACTTCCTTCACTGACAAAGTAGGCGGCTTGCTGGTCCCTTCTTACAGTAAGAAGGCAACCGACAGTCGCCTTCTACCTCAAAGGAAGAAGGTGACATTCATTCATCAGTGTGTATGGagatcattttataattattgtaaacttgAAAGTTAGGACTAAAATGAATCCGAATGAGAACAATGCGCTACCGTAAAAAGCTAAGGAGGACTAATTAAATTCACCTATGAGAGTTTATCAATGGTTGATGATCTTTATTCTATACTTTATTATTACTGTTcatttaactattattattattattattattattattattattattattattattattatttgggtGATATATGTGTTTGATTTTGTATGTTAGGTTATTGTTTCTACGTGCAGATTGCAGCGGCAGCGCAGCTAGCTACTTCGTAATTCCTACGTAATTGCATTGTAGCAACGTAATTCCTACGTAGTTCCTTCTCGGTTTCCTATGCCATGAGAGTCAATTAAGGATGATATATCGGAAAACAATATCCTAAAATTCAGTGGAATATACACATGCTGAtccaacaaaatacaaaatccAAGGTCTTGATTTCATAAAACTATTATATTGCTGGAGTCATGTGTATAGTAGCTGGATGGATTATGCCTTCCATTTCAGACAGATCATATCAAAGGGCTTCCTACTAACTATCTTAGCTTTGCTCAAATTCTCCACTTTAAACTTGAGATAAATTCCATTTTTACccataaatcatattattattattattattattattattattattattattattattattattatatcttcACAAATTAAATATCACCATGCCCAGTTTATCAAGTCAACTTTTCttactttgtttacttttaataaaatttaaattcatatttttatgtttgtttaatcatatttttaatgtaaataaacaaacaaacaaacaaacaaacaaacaaacaaacaaacaaacaaacaaacaaacaaacaaacaaacaaacaaataaataaataaataaataaatatatatatatatatatatatatatatatatatatatatatataattttatttgtaaataacttgtattttttttttaaaaaaatcttgttaattgaatagaattagacaaaaaaagaaataaaatatgtagtactttataaaaatatgattATCAAGATTAAAGCTTATCATTACTCTACaaatttagttttaatataATTCACGTACAATTAAGCCAAGGCATGCACCATAACATGACCGGCCAGCAATATAATGTATGTTTTGGTGAACAGTACAGTACAGTACAGCTTGTAGCATTGAACCCTGCAATTTAATTGGGTAAGTTTAAGATTCCAGTGGCAATTAATTAAGCACAATACGTACTCATCCCAGGCCATATTATATTTCAGCGCAGCTCCGATCCTAATAAGTTGTAGGCCTTGGGTCAGTTCCACGTACGTGGAAATCCATTCTTCAACTTACTTCACCAGACACCAGCCAGGCCAGTTGATCCGATCCCAACTATTTCCCAAAACTACCTTCgatcaattattttaatttatatatatagttgaacaTACTATATATACGTACCCgtgagatagatagatagatgcaGGTAGATCCAAATCATCCCATTTTCTCTTAGTCCCGTCCCATCATCTATATATCCACACTGGACGTACGTTTAAACCTTAATTATATTGGCAGCCACAAAACCAAAGCTATCCTTTTCATCAGCACTCCAGCATGCAGTATCCTTATTGCATCCATCACAGAGAATTAGCCTTATATTACTTCCACTGCACGTTACTTCAATTCG encodes:
- the LOC116030968 gene encoding kinesin-like protein KIN-12C codes for the protein MSKEIPSVQSIARYDANSSRFESNENGFDDLLNPVPLPPPRTPLNSIPDPSQCQELEPTPRGKPEVVRSFRSVDKRADASDIHAISYNRNGTPGHANKGKALLETSSAQSTPARRVSNIGASGARSALHTGGKAGNLTSRVSRGIPLVNCETSVEVPHFELVEDPSFWKDHNVQVLIRIRPLSDVEKVSQGYGRCLRQESAQTLVWLGHPETRFTFDHVACETISQEKLFRVAGLPMVENCMSGYNSCMFAYGQTGSGKTYTMMGEIVQMNGKLNDHSGITPRIFEYLFNRIREEEEKQSTERLKFSCKCSFLEIYNEHITDLLEPSSTNLHLREDLKKGVYVENLTEVSVSSVNDVLKVLLQGAANRKIAATHMNSESSRSHSVFTCNIESCWEKDSMKHFRFGRLNLVDLAGSERQKSSGADGDRLKEAANINKSLSTLGLVIMSLVDLAQGKQRHVPYRDSRLTFLLQDSLGGNSKTTIIANVSPSSCSANETLSTLKFAQRAKLIQNNAKVNEDASGDVSILQQQIQLLKGQLSFLMKHHSSSKHISHLMLSLDQSSLGYLPERFDLSNEMNVHHDDDHRTRGRNSKIEKLKATVLGALRREKLVEMEVRRLEAEIEQMNRLVYQQEEDSQRNKMMLRFREEKIKRFELLEDGLISADKYLINENAALREEIQMLEARIERNPEHTRLVLENNRLLRQLRVFQNFYDHGQRERLVAEISELRDQFLELIEHGGNYWMPKHASREGYQVGSVLDESELVKSTPHPLPVHEEDFLDKSNQRVENALILEYADMKKQLMESRSLMEEMELQQVHLIEGIEVLKEENCRLLGMVDRNEHIRKQPGSLCESCESQVCLEYTDLNLALRGSADITLVGLQAKLEKVSKDLEEACLVNGKCIEEHAQTMTMKHQHELICEEVEMETAKTILLLQEEISQIKSEFQEKLSSMAEEIISLKDTLAAKEEEMKVVCAEWERATLDLTNFLTDGSKSLQDAGWQIESIACSFPNVDLFIGEHVERAAKTYIEKEETILLLKKSLEEAQQTVFQLEEKLLSLKGATIAFAEAQQQVNDASSEEGIQLATGLSDTTSNITFLENKLIHSEVQINEAERCASFDLSAVNSVSDLPELTYVIDIKDQPLISVQNFGMTGFNNEIESTKREVLELENAIKTSCHDAERLFSVIKSDGYNNVLFFKDLIQDIVNDIRELQRHFTELKEKHGRVGVESSNSNEISGCYTVCQMLHKILYELVGTNDSLNHINACFYKLLNPYGYLGAAEESINSDGSTNCSTSSSYPSDGSDGSILSSDLRGSNIVQNLVMNSSQEEILYFLSKEFRSTYNVFAKLKAHFDTSFCRKEIHNCLCSSPCFSNLLELSKSNDHCVMGNESEVIMPEVVPGLEVIMSEAETGCNLVRELKLNDKTSQASRFFNKFEEAYRTIKEADHTLQALTKANEGAKELNCMWKRAGEEFMVERARLDEEIRQLNSDVNGTESKYGKLQNQMHHTFTEIASSISSIEDTFQETQKYVDTLCKSVLSDAFGMVKETMSCICNSRLLLEEIFTNIEGTGLASLVLNRNVVFQPAALQEGFLALSSTGESYETYDNGMLRKVKAPTIKTTGSVEIDLVHANSMNENTELRRELERKEALLKGLLFDFSLLQESASSKKDVKDEIDKLIAALSQVENELRIKNNQHNDMIVQHRTLENQFKEAQSALFFSHSDLLEARRKLEILSKENAELRELLEDIYLKKSETEEELREQMKAVEMLEKEIILLTSSTDNQVNGEKIQLLEQVRSLQDKLDIACALANENEAIAVEARQESEASKIYAEQKEEEVKILEHSVEELDGTINILEKKVHEMEEEVEQHHMIRESLELELQALKERLLTVENFTEKLELKNSGSQLTKDQFPRSLSHQKAYDQIKILEIEKAELVKEVKQCKEYISELLLHAEAQALQYQQKYKDLEAMVHEFRTDSSNLENQVSTSDKIEKVSTRIRGSSSPFRCISSLVQQMNSEKDQELSVAKLRIEELEALAAQRQKEVCILNNRLAAAENMTHDVIRDLLGVKLDMTTYADLIDQHQLQKFIVEAHQQSLEYSAMEKEVLNLRRQLNDLIEEREAFILQVKRREAIELATQMSIEQLRERDQLLTAQNEMLKVDKTNLQSKVVEMDEMVKNLLGTQNIQPQNHSLLRLDDADRGKRLVNSKKLALG